The following nucleotide sequence is from Candidatus Dormiibacterota bacterium.
TCTTGCTGTTGTCGCGCTTCAGGCCGTGAAAGAACTGTAACGCCGGCTTGGGCCACCCTGCGAAACGAGTTCGAATCGCCGTGTCCGCCCTTGCCTTCATCGTTCCCTCCTCGCTCAGACCGCGCCGCAGGTTTTATGAGGATCGTAACGTTTCACTGGCATGACCTTCCTTCGCGTTGTGCTAAGCATCTTCGCCATACTCAATGTCGTGTTCTGGGCGCTCCTCGCCTGGGTTTGGGCTGTCAAGCCGGCGTGGGCGGCGCGAATCCCGCTGAATCTCGGTACAGACAAACGCTATAGCCCATCGGTGCCGGTCTGGGCTCGCCTGGCCGCCGCCATCGCTGCCTTCTGGGCAGTTGCGGCCGTCCTCTACCTGACCGTATACGCCGCGAACCGACTGGCGTTCATCGCGCTCTTCGTGCTGGCCGCGATCTTCCTCATCCTTGGGATCGGCGCCGCCGCGCGCGTCTATACCGTGCTGCAGCTCCCCAAGAACTCGATGATGCGGCAGGCGCGGGGTCAGCAGGCGCACTAGTAGTCCGCCTCGTCGCAAGCACCGACCCCACGAGGATCAGCGAAAAGCCGACGACGGCCCCCAGCGTGAAGGGCTCGCGTAGCACGGCTACGCCCAGCAGCAAGGCGATCGCCGGATTGAAATAGGTGATGACGGTGGCCCGTACAGGGCCGACTTCGCCGATGAGCGCGAAGAAGACCAGGAAGGCGAGCGCCGTGCATACGACCGCCAGGGTCGCCACCGCCAGCAGCACCGTGCCGGATGGCATCGTTCTCGGGAGTTGCGGCAGTGCCAGCGGGGCGTAGAAGAGGGCAGTCAGCGCCAGTGATGCCGCGACCACGCCGACGGCCGGCAAGCTCGGGAGGCGGCGGGCGATGATGATCGGCCCGCTCGCATAGCCGAGCGCAACCAGCCCGACCTCAGCAACCGCCCCCAGGTCCTTGAAGGAGACATTGAGGCCCACCAGGACGGCCACCCCGACCAGGCCGACGAGTAAGCCCAAGACCCGGCGTCGGTCCAGCCGGTCGTCGCCGCGGGTCAGCAGCTGGAGCACGGCGGCGATCAGGGGG
It contains:
- a CDS encoding DMT family transporter — protein: MTRRGWALFGAMAFIWGIPYLLIKIAIGELAPASLVLLRTAIGAALLLPVAAARGWLAPLIPYWRWVLVYTIVEVSLPWFLLADGERRLSSSFTGLLIAAVPLIAAVLQLLTRGDDRLDRRRVLGLLVGLVGVAVLVGLNVSFKDLGAVAEVGLVALGYASGPIIIARRLPSLPAVGVVAASLALTALFYAPLALPQLPRTMPSGTVLLAVATLAVVCTALAFLVFFALIGEVGPVRATVITYFNPAIALLLGVAVLREPFTLGAVVGFSLILVGSVLATRRTTSAPADPAPAASSSSWGAAARYRRARRRRSQG